The Spirosoma radiotolerans genome has a window encoding:
- a CDS encoding glycoside hydrolase family 9 protein codes for MHYRSVKKLFVFIFIHLSCLLNAQSIRVLTNQVGYEPTKAKRAIVMADKQVVIQGFELINTTTGKVVYSGKSVFSGPVNKWKNWLFWTLDFSPYTTEGTYRVQITSAGKPIESYPFSISKNVLEQFTLSDVVYYFKGQRSSGLLDKADHKLILAGRPGDTLDVHGGWYDATGDYGKHLSHLTFSSYFNPQQISLTAWSLLKTHGQLTKRTGTDFRQYMRRLLDEAMYGADYLVRAQAKGGSFYRSVKAPGPGKLAKDRVIQAEDKAYRIKQTKDQTLASAADETNWRKYQVSYRSGGGLAIAALAMSSTYAPDMTGDFTPAAYLKAAEDAFAFLEKENAAMTNDGVENIVDDYCALSAATELYKATKKSSYKQVADKRAQQLMNRLSSWKNYKDYWRADNKDRPFFHPSDAGLPLISLVYYYPLASPEIQGKLKEAIKRSMTYELAVTHEVTNPFGYSRQLVQDTLGNRRSTFFFPHGSEASPWWQGENARIASMATAARLAAPLFSDDKQLHDQLAGFALDQLNWVLGLNPYDACMLQGAGHNNPTYGFFGTFEYTNAPGGIVNGVTSGFNNEDDIDFNLAYKLTGKDSDWRWAEQWLPHAAWYMLAIAVNEE; via the coding sequence ATGCATTATCGATCCGTCAAAAAGCTGTTTGTCTTTATTTTTATCCATCTATCCTGCCTGCTGAATGCACAGTCGATTCGTGTTTTAACCAACCAGGTAGGGTACGAGCCGACAAAAGCCAAGCGGGCTATCGTGATGGCCGACAAGCAGGTAGTTATCCAGGGCTTCGAACTCATCAACACCACAACCGGTAAAGTTGTATACTCGGGAAAATCCGTGTTTAGCGGACCTGTGAACAAATGGAAAAACTGGCTCTTCTGGACGCTTGATTTCAGTCCGTATACGACCGAAGGCACTTACCGGGTGCAGATCACCAGTGCCGGAAAACCAATTGAGTCCTACCCATTTTCGATCAGTAAAAATGTACTGGAGCAATTTACCTTATCGGATGTGGTCTATTATTTCAAAGGCCAGCGCAGTTCAGGCTTGCTGGACAAAGCGGATCATAAGCTAATATTGGCGGGTCGTCCGGGCGATACACTTGATGTTCACGGCGGGTGGTACGATGCAACCGGCGATTATGGCAAGCACTTATCGCACCTTACCTTCTCGTCGTATTTCAATCCGCAGCAAATTTCACTCACTGCCTGGAGCCTGTTAAAAACGCACGGTCAATTAACCAAACGAACAGGAACGGACTTTCGGCAGTATATGCGCCGATTACTTGATGAAGCCATGTACGGTGCTGATTACCTGGTGCGGGCACAGGCCAAAGGCGGCTCGTTTTACCGGTCTGTAAAAGCGCCGGGGCCAGGTAAGTTAGCGAAGGACCGCGTTATACAGGCCGAAGATAAAGCGTATCGGATTAAGCAAACAAAGGACCAAACACTTGCCAGTGCAGCCGATGAAACAAACTGGCGTAAATACCAGGTTAGTTATCGGTCGGGTGGGGGATTGGCCATTGCGGCTCTGGCGATGTCCTCTACGTATGCTCCTGATATGACCGGCGATTTTACTCCAGCTGCTTATTTGAAAGCGGCTGAGGATGCCTTCGCTTTTTTGGAGAAAGAAAACGCGGCCATGACCAACGATGGAGTGGAGAATATCGTTGATGATTACTGTGCGCTGAGTGCGGCCACGGAATTATATAAGGCGACAAAAAAAAGTAGCTATAAACAAGTGGCTGATAAACGGGCTCAGCAGCTTATGAATCGGCTTTCGTCCTGGAAAAACTACAAAGATTACTGGCGGGCCGACAACAAGGACCGGCCCTTCTTTCACCCTTCAGATGCTGGTTTGCCGTTAATAAGTCTTGTGTATTATTACCCCTTGGCGTCGCCTGAAATTCAGGGTAAACTAAAAGAAGCGATTAAGCGATCGATGACCTATGAACTGGCGGTCACGCATGAGGTAACGAACCCGTTCGGCTACAGTCGGCAGTTAGTGCAGGACACGTTAGGAAATCGGCGGAGTACCTTCTTCTTCCCGCATGGGAGCGAAGCCTCTCCCTGGTGGCAGGGTGAAAATGCCCGGATTGCGTCTATGGCAACGGCCGCACGGCTGGCTGCTCCCTTATTTAGCGATGACAAACAACTGCACGATCAATTGGCTGGCTTCGCTCTTGATCAGCTTAATTGGGTATTGGGGTTAAATCCGTATGATGCCTGTATGTTGCAGGGAGCAGGACATAATAACCCAACCTATGGCTTTTTTGGCACGTTTGAATACACCAATGCACCCGGCGGTATCGTGAACGGGGTTACATCTGGATTCAATAATGAAGATGATATTGATTTTAACCTGGCCTATAAACTAACCGGCAAAGACAGTGACTGGCGGTGGGCCGAACAATGGTTACCGCATGCTGCCTGGTACATGCTGGCTATCGCGGTCAATGAAGAATAG
- a CDS encoding ThuA domain-containing protein — protein MATHFTKRSFIRSLLILVGASGSGSLLGQSTKPRFNVLVMTEAGGIHAPFVAAAKTWLSNQAAENNFAIHYIENAEPINDRFLDQYQLFIQLNYPPYMWSDTAKAAFQKYITEGKGGWIGFHHATLLGEFDGYSIWPWFSDFMGGIRYKNYIADFAKATVRVEAKNHPCMKGLPASFEVQKEEWYTYDKSPRPNVNVLASVDESTYSPDSAIKMGDHPVVWSNERMKARNIYIFMGHHPDLLTNKAFTTIFRNAILWGAGKSE, from the coding sequence ATGGCAACGCATTTTACAAAACGAAGTTTTATTCGTTCGCTTCTGATCCTGGTTGGTGCCAGTGGGAGCGGTTCCCTACTCGGACAATCCACGAAACCCCGGTTCAATGTGCTCGTCATGACCGAAGCCGGTGGCATTCATGCGCCATTCGTAGCCGCGGCAAAGACGTGGCTCTCCAATCAGGCCGCCGAAAACAATTTCGCCATCCACTACATTGAAAATGCCGAGCCAATAAACGATAGGTTTCTGGACCAGTATCAACTGTTTATTCAATTGAATTATCCGCCCTATATGTGGAGTGATACGGCAAAAGCCGCTTTTCAGAAGTACATTACCGAAGGCAAAGGTGGCTGGATTGGGTTTCATCATGCCACCTTGCTGGGCGAATTCGATGGGTATTCTATATGGCCTTGGTTCTCCGATTTCATGGGCGGTATTCGATATAAAAACTACATTGCTGATTTCGCCAAAGCCACTGTACGGGTAGAAGCTAAAAATCATCCCTGCATGAAAGGATTGCCTGCTTCGTTTGAGGTTCAAAAAGAAGAGTGGTACACGTATGATAAAAGCCCACGCCCCAATGTTAATGTGCTGGCCTCGGTCGATGAATCGACTTACTCGCCGGACTCGGCCATTAAAATGGGTGATCACCCGGTGGTTTGGTCGAATGAGCGGATGAAGGCGCGGAACATCTATATCTTTATGGGCCATCACCCCGACTTGTTGACCAACAAAGCATTTACCACAATTTTTAGAAATGCCATCCTGTGGGGAGCCGGAAAGTCAGAATAG